The DNA window GCAGAGCCCCAGGGGTGAATCTCCCTATTTCTCCAGCTCTGTGTCAGTCACTGTCCTCTGTAGTGAGTCCCACGTGCTGTGCCCACAGCCTCATACAGCCGGTGACTTCAGAGCCAGGATGCAGCTCCGGAGTCTGCCCTGAGGCTCCCTCTCTTCTCATTTCCTGCAGCCTGGCCCGGGGGAGGCTTGTCTTCAACTGGCAGCTCGATTTAGCCAAATTCAGCAGAGACCACCAGGGCTCTTTCTCCACACATGCTGGTCCCACCCAAGGTGGAGTCAGGCATGGCCAGTCACCAGAGGAGCCCGGAGCAGAGCAGGAAGCAGAGTCTGAGCTGCTCCTCCCTCACCCAAGGGGCTTCCTCCTCTCATTTGGAGGAAAAGTGTGAGCTTGTTTCAAAGCATCAGATGTTCTTTGTAGCTCATTTAATAGGTACAAGCAAACAAAGACGTGGCAGAAGGGGATGTGTTGGTGACAGCGAGAATCTACTACATAGGGCTCAGGGCTGATAAAGCCCCCTCCCTACCTTTCTCAGGCCAGACACAAAGTTAGccatgagaaaagagaaaaacaaggagaAGAGAGTCTGTAGAGACAAATTGGGAGGGTTCAGGAGGAGAATTTGGGATTTGCTTGTGCCCATGGGACACAGGCTGGGAATAAGAATGTTTTCCTGACTCTTCTCTGAAAACCAGATAGACTCCACCTAAAACCCTATTGCCAAGGATGTTGGGATCCACTTACCAATGACTTTGACTGTTATGGATTTGGAGCTTTCCTTGCCAGTGGCTGAGTTACGAACAGAGCAAGCATAGAGCCCGCTATGCTTTGTAGTAATTTGGGGGATAGAGAGATTTTGTCCTGATAGGTGAAACTTCCCATTAATTGTCCAAGAATATTCTGCCGGTGGGTTAGAGTCCGCGAAGCAGGACAAGTAGAGGTTTTCTCCTGAACGGTAATAGGCGAATGAAGGGTAAATGCTGGGGAGGTCTGGACCATCtggagcaaaaagaataaagccacagGTGATGTCATCCACGGGAAGGGGATGCTCCTGGTCTCTTAAAGGGACACAGTGACCCTCTGAGCCAAGACACACCCTCAAGTCCCAGCCAAACCCCCTCTATGTTCACTGAGCCGAAGCCTGAGGTCTTCACCTGTTTCTCCCATCACAAGCTGTGGGCCACAAGTCTCCCATGACAAGCGCGTCCCCTCCCCTTATATTCTTGGTTAAGGCTGTGCCAACCCAGGGCAGGGAGTCATGGCCAGCTCAGATGTCCAGAAGTAAAGGTGTCTATACTTGGAACGGAGGAAACTGAGAGGCCTGGCCTCTGGTCATTTGGATTTAAGCTTGTGTCCTGGCCCACAGAGGAACAAAAGATACTCACAGAGGACATTCAGGGTGACTGGGTTACTGCGGATGCCACCATATCGGTCCCGTATTTCACATTCATAGggtcctgtttcatttcttatgaCACTGGGTAGAATGAGGATCCTGTTTTCAATGGGTCGCTTTACCCTGGGACTGACTGGGAGTCTCCAACCATTTATCCACCACCTGTAGGTGTAGTTCTTACTCTTAGGTTCGCAGGTGAAGGATAAGACATCCTTATTCTCCCTGGGGTTTAAGTTGTTAATGGTGATGTAGGGCTTGGGCAGCTTCGCTGTGTGGATAACAGAGAGAAGATTGTCCTTTGTGGCACCTTTGATTCCTCCACAGGCATCCTTCAATCAGAGTTGAcatctcccacctctcagcccacCGAAGTCCTTGAAAGCCAATAGCTGTTGCATGTGTCACAAGACAGATGCATGATGATCTAAGGGCTCAAAGACTGTGAGGCCGCCTGCTATGTCTTAGGGAAGCACAGACTTTCTCAAGTGTCAATTGAGAAGCAGTGTTGGTTCATGGACAGACACGTCAGTGGGAGTCACAGCCCCTGGTACCCCTCCCAGTAACTCCCTAATCAGTTGACTGGCTGGCTCTCCTTGGGATCCTTACCAGGAATGTGCAACTGCTGGGCCCCTTCCAAATTCCATCCTACTTTTCCCCCCTAGATGTgatttctctgcagcttccattTCCAAGGACATTCTAGAGATGAGTTATAATGGGACTTCCCATTGTCCTGAAACCCTGAAGATACTGagcagccaggcctgggactGGATGTTTCAGCAGAAATAACACAGGGGAGAACAGAGTCAAGCCTGGAGGTCAGTTCTGTCATCAGGCAGTGGAGGCACAAGGTGGGGCAGTTTTTTGCAGGTGTTTCATGATGACTTACTTGAACCAGTGCCTTCTAAAGATAGAACAGAGTGCAAGGAATGATCTAGAAAGAGTGAAGGGGACAGGCAAGAGCTGGTGGCTTTGGAGCAGAACCATGCTCCCTGTCCTGGGTTCTTTAAGTTTCCTCTCCTTCTGCAGAGGGCAAGTGAGGACCATGTGGATCTTTCCagaaatacatgtggacatttgcaAATGCAGGTCTGACTAGTGGAAAGGGTGGGAATGAACTGCTGGAAATCTGATCCTCATGGGCCATGTGTGTTTGATGGATATGAGACAAACTTGGAGAGAAGTcttgcaaatactttctttcaCTGGacattctactctctgattcCATGGGTTCGACTACTCTAgggacctcatgtaagtggaTTCCAGAGTGAATATGAGAAGAGACTgctggttgccaggagctgggaatGGGGAGAATCAGACGTTGTTCATGGCTGTGCAGTTTCAGGTATGCAAGGTGGGgaggttctagagatctgctgtacagctTGATGCCTATAGTTCACACAGATTGAGTATTTCTTCTGCATAAGACTTAGGACAAATagtgttttggatttctgacgttttttgattctgaaatatttttcatatacttactggtttagcatcccaaatctgaaacattcaaaatctaaaatgttCCATACTGGCCATGCTGCACTCGTATGTTTTTGAAGGCTTTGGGATGTGAGAAAGGCTGATTGTTATTTTCTGTGTCATCAGAACTTTCCACCTTTCCATGGCTGCATCTTTTTCTCAGTGTTTCTGTTGTGGCAGTCATTAGTAAGAGCCTGTCATGTCAGATTTCAGACAGAGTTTTCTAGTTCTGCAAAAAATATTACTGGGATTCTGGTAGGGGTTGCATTGAATCCGCAACTCATATTGGGTAGTATTGTCTTTctaacaatgttgattcttccaatccatgaaaattaaatgtctttccaTGTATTGatatcatctttaatttctttcagcaatgttttgtagttttcagggaATAATCATTTGACCTTTTTGGTTAaacttattccaaaatattttattccttttgatgttAATGTCaattgaaattcttttcttaatttcctttgagattgttcattgttagtgtatagtcTAAAGAATGATCTAGAAAGAGTGAAGGGGACAGGCAAAAGCTGGTGGTTTTGTAGCAGAAACATATTCCCTGTCCTGGGTTTTTGATTTTCCCTCTCCCTTTGCAGAGGGCAGGTGGCTCTTCCCTGATAGCTAGATAGACTGCACTGGAAAACATATTGCCAGTGCTCCAGGGATCCACTTACCAATGACTATGATCCTCTTGATTATGAGATTTGTTCCTCCAGTGGCTGAGTTATTGATGAAAGAGACATAGACCTCTCTATATGTTTTAGTTATTTGGGGGATAAAGAACACTTGTGCTGATTGCTGGAACTTCCCATCAATCAGCCAAGAATGCTCTACGAGCGGGTGAGGGTCTGTGAGGCAGGAGAGCTTGGGGACTTCTCCTGTATGGTAATAGGTGTGTGAGGAAGCAACGGTGGGGGCATCCAGGCCATCTGGAGCAAGGAGAATAAAGTCACAGGTGATATTGTCAGAGGGAAGGGAAACTCCTGGTCTGTGGAAGGGCCACAGTGGCCCTATGAGCCAAGTCACAACACTGAAGTCCCAGCCAAATCCCCGCTGTGTTCACTGATCTGGAGCCTGAGACATTCACCTGTTTCTCCCATCACAAGCTGTGGAGCCTGAGTCTCCATGACAGGAGCAGCCTCTTTTCTCCAATTGTTGATCAAGCCTAGGCCTACTCTGGTTTGCCTGGGGCAGAAAGTCATGGCCAGCTTTGATGTCCAGGGGTAAAGGTCTCTGTACTTGGACCTGAGAGGGACTGAGAGGCCTGGACTCTGACCATGTGTATTTGGGATGGCAGCCTGGCTCCTAGAGGAACAGAAGATACTCACCGAGGAGATTCAGAGTGACTGGGTCACTGCGGCTGGCACTCACTGGGTTTCGTATTTCACATTCATAGGGTCCTGTAATATCCTTTGTGACACCAAATAGAAAGAGGGTCCTGTTGGTTTCAGACAGCTGCAACCTGTGCGTCACAGGGAGGCTCTGACCATTCATCCACCACAGGTAGCTTGCATCTGGAGTCTCAGGATCACAGGTTAAGATCACCATCTCCATGTCCTCCCTGGGGTTTAAGTTGCTGCTGGAGATGGAGGGCTTGGGAGTGTCCACTGTgtggagaacagagagaagattgcCTTGTGTGGCACCTTTGATTCCTCTAAAGGAATTTTTCAATCAGAGTTGGCATTTCCCACCTCTCAGCCCACCCAACTCCTTAAAAGCCCATGGCAGGTGTGTGTGTTACAAAAGAGATGCATGGCAATCTGAGGGCTCAGAGATTGTGTGGCTGCCTGCTTTATGTGGGAGAAGCACAAACTTTCTTAAGTGTGAATTGAGCAGCAGCATTGGGTCATGGAAAGACACAGGACCAGCAGGCACAGCCCCTGGTGCCTCTGTGAGTCCCTCCATCTCCAACTGCCTGCCTGGCCCTCTTTGTGGTCCTCACTTGGAGCATGCAGTGCTGGAATCTTCTTAGTTTCAGTCTTACTTTGTCCCCCAAGCTATGTTTTATCTGCAGCTTCCCTTTCCAAGGACATCCTAGAGATGGATGATGGAACTTCCCATTGTCCTTAAACGATTTGGGTACTGGAAAGCCTGGCCTGGGGCTGGGTACTTCAGCAGAAATAACACAGGGGAGAGACCAGAGTCAGGCCTGGAAGTCAGTTCAGTCATCAGGCAGTGGAGCCACAAGGTGTGGGAGTTTTCCCAGGTGTCTCATAGTGACTAACTTGAGCCAGTGACCTCTAAAGATAGAGAAGAGTCGAAGGAATGACCTACAAAGAGTGAAGGGGACAGGCAAGAGCTGATAGCTTTGGACCAAGACCATGTTCCCTGTTCTGGGTCCATGATGCTCCCTTCCCCCTGTAGAGGTCAGGTGAGGACCATGTGGATCTTTCTAGAAACACATGTGGATGTTTACAAATGCATAACTGTCTGGTGGAAAGGGTGAACATGAACTGATGATGGAAGTCTGGCCCTCATGGACCATATGTGTTTGGTGAATATTAGACCAATTTTGGGAAGAAGTCTTGCAGATACCTTCTCTCATTAGacattctactctctgattcTGAGTTTGACTACTCTATGCACCTCATATCAGTTGATTCCAGAGTGAATCAGAGGGTAGAATAGTAGTTTCCAGGAGTTGGGATCAGGGGAATAGAGCGTTGTTCCCTGCGTGTGCGGTTTCAGTTACGCAGGACGAGGATGTTCTAGAGATGTCCTCATGCCTATAGTTCATACAGATAAACTGCTCCTTATGCAGAGAGCTTAAAACCAAGTGTTTTggattgctattttttttattttggaatatttgcggTATATATACAGGTTTAGCATCCCCAATCTGAAAAATTTATAATCCAAAATGCGCCAGTGAGCACTTCTTTTAAGCATCACATCGGTGGTCAGAAGTGTTgagttttggagcatttcagattttggatttctggatttgggatgctcaatttGTAATACTGGAATTTTCCCATAAAAAATTGTCAGGAGTTTAGACCTCATGTTATGTTCTGACtctagtaacaacaacaacaaaaaaatttggaggaaacattaaaatgttttcttaagtcGAAATTTTTACTGATGGTCCAAACATCTAAGATCAATTGCTGGTAGTAGTATTTGGCTTGAGACCGAAATAAGGTTTAGGTGTGCCATGAATTCCAGCAGGATCACATAATGCTCAAAGAAGCATGCCAAAGTTGATTTGAAATTCGCAACTCCTTCAGTAGAGAGAGTCCCTTTAAACGGACAGAAATGGTCAGTGCATCAATTACATAAAGGGAGGAATGATGCCAAATTAAAAGAAGAGATGTGTGTTACGTTagtaaatatagaaagaactccCTGCTTCTAATTTCTGTGCAGAGTTAGGAAAAATGGGGAGGACCCCAAAACTGGTATGTgaaatgctttcttcattttctcttaagcTCAGGAAACACCACTAGGGTTTAAGTTTGTGTGAATTAGGAAGAGTCTAAGTGAGATGCCAATGGCTCGTGTGTCTCCCCACACGAAGAACTCCACCGTATGAGAACGGCATCATCATGAGGAAACAGTTGTATGTGGCACAGGcagtaaaaccatcagatagCACCCACCTGGCCACCTCCAACTGGTCCCCTAAACCACCAGTATTCCCATTACGTGTATGTTGCAGCCTTTGTAGTTGTCCtacaactacaaaatttaaaaattgctattgtcaaaacaaaatattaaatatgaagtTGAATATGTTGTTCCACTTTTTTCTCCCCACTCTTTTTGAACTTTCCTGTTTCAGGTTTGGAAGTTTCTACTGACACATCCTCAAGCTagggattctttcctcagctgtgtgCAGTCTACCAGTAAGCATCaaaagcattcttcatttctctaacagcaattttctttctgagacagagtctcaccctgtcgcccaggctggagtgcagtggcatgatctcagctcactgcaagctccaacatcagggttcacgccattctcctgcctcagcctcccaagtagctgggactacaggcgcccgccaccacgcctggctaattttctgtatttttagtagagacgtggtttcaccatattagccagaatggtctctatctACTGATGTTgtgcatgcctcggcctcccaaagtgctgggattataggtgtgagccactgtgcccagccatctctGTGGGATTTTAGCGAGTTGTTGACTTCTGAGTTTGTTCAGGTTTTTACTTAGTGTTAGAACTGAGAGACAAATTTCAAGCTTGTTTTGTGCCTGACAGGAAGCCAGAAGTCTCTAGGAAGTGACCAGAGAATGTGAGCTCCATAGCAGGTTGAGGATGGAGTCATGAGTGAAGCGGGTGAAATGAGCCCATGGGCTTTGGGGACTGCAAGCCTGTACAGCCTCTGACACCCTGGTGAGTCGTGCAAAGATTACAACAGTGACAGCAAActagcatggctgactccatctggCATCTAGTCTCAGGCTGGCTGTCCtcactcattcctgggcataggccaggcTAAccttgggaggaatttagtttatggtttaactttgaagcaagaaTGATAATAGTTCCTCCATAAAACTAACACCCTTACTTTGCCCAGggactgcctttgtaaaactagtgAAAGACCATGAGATTAAGATGATAGGAgggaactgaattctgctaaaatgtaggcacAATTTCTATAATCC is part of the Nomascus leucogenys isolate Asia chromosome 17, Asia_NLE_v1, whole genome shotgun sequence genome and encodes:
- the LOC100598551 gene encoding pregnancy-specific beta-1-glycoprotein 4 isoform X4; translation: MGLLSAPPCTQRITWKGLLLTASLLNFWNPPTTAQVMIEAQPPKVSEGKDVLLLVHNLPHNLASYSWHKGRMMDLHNYITSYVVARQIIISGPAYSGREKLYSNASLLIQNVTREDAGSYTLHIRQPGDGIRGASAHFTYTLHLDTPKPSISSSNLNPREDMEMVILTCDPETPDASYLWWMNGQSLPVTHRLQLSETNRTLFLFGVTKDITGPYECEIRNPVSASRSDPVTLNLLAKLPKPYITINNLNPRENKDVLSFTCEPKSKNYTYRWWINGWRLPVSPRVKRPIENRILILPSVIRNETGPYECEIRDRYGGIRSNPVTLNVLYGPDLPSIYPSFAYYRSGENLYLSCFADSNPPAEYSWTINGKFHLSGQNLSIPQITTKHSGLYACSVRNSATGKESSKSITVKVIETGSPQVTYAGPNTWSQEILRL
- the LOC100598551 gene encoding pregnancy-specific beta-1-glycoprotein 3 isoform X5, with translation MGLLSAPPCTQRITWKGLLLTASLLNFWNPPTTAQVMIEAQPPKVSEGKDVLLLVHNLPHNLASYSWHKGRMMDLHNYITSYVVARQIIISGPAYSGREKLYSNASLLIQNVTREDAGSYTLHIRQPGDGIRGASAHFTYTLHLDTPKPSISSSNLNPREDMEMVILTCDPETPDASYLWWMNGQSLPVTHRLQLSETNRTLFLFGVTKDITGPYECEIRNPVSASRSDPVTLNLLAKLPKPYITINNLNPRENKDVLSFTCEPKSKNYTYRWWINGWRLPVSPRVKRPIENRILILPSVIRNETGPYECEIRDRYGGIRSNPVTLNVLYGPDLPSIYPSFAYYRSGENLYLSCFADSNPPAEYSWTINGKFHLSGQNLSIPQITTKHSGLYACSVRNSATGKESSKSITVKVIAPSGTGRLPGLNPLEQP